In Apteryx mantelli isolate bAptMan1 chromosome 18, bAptMan1.hap1, whole genome shotgun sequence, a single window of DNA contains:
- the ASIP gene encoding agouti-signaling protein isoform X3, giving the protein MLCVPCTAALRATQRLSRASGFLPRMESKNLFLSLLLCYSLLRAANSHMVIEEKTECNLPKSNKMNLPDLPPISIVDLTKRSQKVSRKEAENKKSSKKNAEPKTSPKPRPTPAADCVPNFKTCKPHLNSCCNYCALCKCRIFQTICQCLLLNPKC; this is encoded by the exons ATGCTCTGTGTACCCTGTACTGCTGCACTCAGAGCCACACAGAGATTGTCCAGGGCCAGTGGCTTTCTTCCAAG gatGGAAAGTAAGAACCTCTTCCTAAGCTTATTACTCTGCTACAGTTTGCTCAGAGCTGCCAATTCTCATATGGTAATTGAAGAGAAGACAGAATGCAACCTGCCAAAGAGCAACAAAATGAATCTCCCAGATCTCCCACCCATCTCCATAGTAG ATCTAACTAAAAGATCCCAGAAAGTCAgcagaaaagaagcagagaacaAGAAATCATCCAAG AAAAATGCTGAACCGAAGACATCTCCAAAACCAAGGCCCACACCTGCAGCTGACTGTGTGCCAAATTTCAAAACCTGCAAACCACACTTGAATTCATGTTGTAACTACTGTGCCTTGTGCAAATGCCGAATTTTTCAGACCATCTGCCAGTGTCTACTGTTAAACCCAAAGTGCTAA
- the ASIP gene encoding agouti-signaling protein isoform X4: MLCVPCTAALRATQRLSRASGFLPRMESKNLFLSLLLCYSLLRAANSHMVIEEKTECNLPKSNKMNLPDLPPISIVDLTKRSQKVSRKEAENKKSSKLPLQRVAIS; encoded by the exons ATGCTCTGTGTACCCTGTACTGCTGCACTCAGAGCCACACAGAGATTGTCCAGGGCCAGTGGCTTTCTTCCAAG gatGGAAAGTAAGAACCTCTTCCTAAGCTTATTACTCTGCTACAGTTTGCTCAGAGCTGCCAATTCTCATATGGTAATTGAAGAGAAGACAGAATGCAACCTGCCAAAGAGCAACAAAATGAATCTCCCAGATCTCCCACCCATCTCCATAGTAG ATCTAACTAAAAGATCCCAGAAAGTCAgcagaaaagaagcagagaacaAGAAATCATCCAAG